The following is a genomic window from Pedobacter sp. KBS0701.
ATTGTTTTAGATAAAAAAGGTAAAGAACTGGGCAGGATTACAGAAGGTCCAAAAACAAGCCTTGAGGGAGATTTGTTAGGAATATATAAGAAGAAGTCTTAAACTTTTTGAGAGGTTTTTTTGACTATATTTTGATAGTTCATGGTTGATTACCTAAGTCTTTCATAGCCGATAACCTATTGGCTTATACTTAGCACCCTGACCATTGACCATTATGTATAAAACCATGAACGATCAAACCATCAACTAAAAATTTATTTACAAGACATTACCCGAAATCCATTTTACATTATACATCTTACATTAATTATTATGTCAGCAGCATTAGAACCCGGTTGGTTAGCCGTTTTAGAAGAAGAGTTTGAAAAAGACTATATGAAAAGCCTTAAAGCCTTTTTACAGGAGGAGAAACAGAAAGGTGCAACGGTTTATCCTAAAGGCGCTGATATTTTTAATGCATTAAATACAACGCCATTTGATCAGGTAAAGGTTGTCATTTTAGGTCAGGATCCTTATCATGGCGTTGGCCAGGCACATGGATTATCGTTTTCGGTACAACGCGGTGTAGCGGTTCCGCCCTCATTAAAAAATATTTACAAAGAGCTGGAAACTGATATCGAGGGCTTTAAAACACCAAATCATGGCCACTTAACCCATTGGGCTGAACAAGGTGTATTATTGCTCAATGCTACACTAACAGTCCGTGCTTCGGAGGCTGGTTCACACCAAAACCGCGGATGGGAAATTTTTACAGATGAAATTATAAAGGCTTTATCTCAAAAACGCGAACATATTGTTTTCTTGTTATGGGGTAAATATGCACAGCAAAAAGCAGCTTTAATAGATCAAAAGAAACATTATATGCTTACTGCTGCCCACCCATCTCCATTTTCGGCCTACAATGGCTTCTTTGGATCAAAACATTTTTCAAAAGCAAATCAGCTTCTGGTACAGAATAATTTAACACCAATCGACTGGAACTTACCAGCCTAATGAATACTTATTTTATCAGCGGTTTAGGTGCCGATAAAAGGATTTTTTCTAAGCTTAAGCTCGATGAAAAAATCAATATCATTCATATAGATTGGATCAATCCGGTTAAAAATGAATCATTGGCCACTTATGCAGAAAGGTTGAGCAAAGTTATCGACAAATCCCAGCCATTTGCTTTGGTTGGCGTTTCTTTTGGAGGGATGATCGCGGTAGAAATAGCGAAGGTTTTAAAGCCTATTACTACTGTTATCATTTCTAGTACCATGTTAAGCATTCATCTACCCGCACTTTACCGTTTCGCTGGGAGTTTAGGCCTACTAAAGATTATCCCTGCAAGGCTTTTAAAATCATCGAACAAACTCACCCAGAATTATTACTTCGGTACCCGATCTGGCAGTGAAAAAACCTTATTAAGCAAAATTATTAAGGATACTGATCCTTATTTTTTGAAATGGGCCATTGGAAGCATATTAAACTGGAAGAATAAGGTTAAACCAGAAAGGATTTTTCACATCCATGGCACGATGGATAAAATCCTCTATTCTAAAACTGCAAAACCTGATTTCGTGATCGAAAATGGAACCCACTTCATGGTTTATCAAAATGCAGCGGAAATTTCAGGAATTATTGATGAAATAGTATTGAATAGAGGAATAGACTAATTCTAAGCCATACATCATCCCTAGACTCATCGTCATTTCGAGCGAAGTGCAACGCAGTCGAGAAATCTATAATAGATCTCTCCATTCCGCTACGCTACAGTCGAGATGACGATCTTTCTATTATTTCCATCCCACCAATACATTATAATGGAAATATAATAATTACAGATAACAGCCCCTTAATGGGTTTGCTATTAATACTCTAAAGGCACAATTGGTTCTTTCTTTGTAGTCGACATAATCATCATCGTCTGGAATGTTTTCACTACAGAAATCTTACTGATTTTATCCATAATTAAACGTTCGTACGCTTTAATGTCTTTCACATAAACCTTTAATAGAAAATCGGCCTGACCGGTAACGTGATGACATTCGGTAATTTCTTTGATTTGATTTACTTCGTCCAAAAAGATCTGGATAGTATTATTTTTATGAAAATCGAGTTGAATCTGGATAAAGGTTTTTATACCTAAACCCAGTTTTTCTTCATCCACCAAGGCATGATAACTTTTAATATATCCTGCCATTTCGAGCTTGCGTACACGCTCTAAAGTTGGTGCAGGTGATAAACCAATTTCTTGTGATAAAAGTAAATTGGTAATTCTTCCGTTCTCTTGAAGAATTCTTAAAATTTTGAAGTCAATTTTATCTAATTCAGATGCCATACGGTGTTAAAGGTATTTCAGAATACAAACATAACCAAATTATATTCTAAATTTTAACATAATTTATCATATATATTTTAAATAAAAATTTTTAGATTTACCTAAAAATAAAATTAGATAAACATAAATGCAAAGTTATACCGAAGAGAACTATCTAAAGACTATTTATCATCTGGCAGAGAAAACAATAAATGTTCAAACCAATGCTATTGCGGAGCAAATGCAAACCAAACCCGCATCGGTTACCGATATGATCAAGAAATTAGCCGATAAGGGGCTGATTGATTATATTAAATACCAGGGGGTTACCTTAACCGAGACAGGGAAAAATACAGCGATAGATATTGTACGTAAACATAGATTATGGGAAGTTTTTTTGGTAGACAAATTAAATTTCAAGTGGGATGAGGTACATGATGTTGCCGAAGAGTTGGAACATATTAAATCGGTTGAGCTGATTGAAAGACTAGATGAGTTTCTAGGTTTTCCGAAAGCAGACCCTCATGGCGACCCCATTCCGGATAAAAATGGACGATTTGCCAAAACCCAGTTTATTAAACTCATCGAATTAAAAGTAGGAGATTCTGGTACCATAACCGGCGTGAGTCAGCACAGTTCTGCTTTTTTAAAGCATTTAGAAAAATTAGGGCTTACCCTGGGCAAACAAATCCAGATTACTGATGTTACCGATTTCGATGGTTCAGTTGAGATCCGGTTATCCGATAAACAAGTTAATATTAGTAGAGAAGTTGCAAAACATATTTTAATCAGCAGTAATGGCAAAAACTGAATCCCTAAGTGAAGTACATCAAAGCGTAAATACAGATAAAAGAAAAGGCTGGAAAAGAATTTTAGCTTTTATTGGTCCTGCCTATTTAATTAGTGTGGGCTACATGGATCCAGGTAACTGGGCAACCGATCTGGCTGGTGGTAGTAAATTTGGGTACCAATTGATCTGGGTTTTACTCATGTCAAACCTCATTGCATTGCTTTTGCAATCGCTGAGTGCCCGTTTGGGTATTGTGAGGGGATTGGATTTGGCCCAGGCTTCAAAACAGGCTTACCCTCGCTGGGCAAATATTCCATTGTTTGGATTGGCACAAACTGCTATTATTGCCTGCGATCTGGCAGAAATCATTGGAATGGCCATCGGTTTACAGCTGTTATTTGGTTTACCGTTAATCTGGGGTATTTCCATTACCATTTTTGACACCATTTTACTGTTATTCCTGTTAAACAAAGGCATGAGGGCCATGGAAGGTTTTATCGTATCGATGGTTTTTATCGTGGGGATTTCCTTTTTGGTCGAAATGTTTATTGTAGAACCATCCATTAAAGAAATAGCCAGGGGATTTGAGCCTTCTATCTTAAATGGTGATGCGCTTTATATCGCCATCGGGATTATTGGTGCAACGGTAATGCCACATAACCTTTACCTGCATTCTTCTTTGGTACAGACCAGAAAAATTGAACGGAGCAATAAAGGGATTAAAGAAGCTTTAAAGTTTAACCTCATTGATACCACAGTTGCATTAAACCTGGCCTTTTTTGTTAATGCCGCCATATTAATTCTTGCTGCTGCAGCTTTTTACAAAAATGGTTTACACGAAGTGGCAGAAATTCAGGATGCACATAAATTACTTTCTAATATTTTTGGAAGTGTAGCCCCAACCCTATTTGCTATCGCGCTAATTGCAGCCGGGCAAAGTTCTACGGTTACCGGAACTTTAGCCGGACAAATTATTATGGAAGGGCATATTAATTTAAGGATTCAACCCTGGTTACGACGCTTGATTACGCGCCTTCTGGCAATTATCCCTGCATTTTTCACCATCCTGCATTACGGCGACGATGCCCTTGGTGGCTTATTGGTGCTCAGTCAGGTGGTTTTAAGTTTACAGTTGGGTTTCGCCATTATTCCTTTGATCCATTTTACATCAGATAAAAAACTGATGAAAGATTTCGCAATCAAACTATGGGTAAAGGTTTTGGCATGGGCAAGCGCCATCGCCATTATTGCGCTCAATGTAAAACTGGTGATCGAAGAAATAAGCGGTTGGGCAAAAGAAGCCAATAACTGGTGGATTTATGCGATTGTAATACCAGCATTAATCTTTATCATACTGCTCCTGCTCTATGTTTTCTTCCATCCATTGTTAGAAAAGAAAAAAAATGCATCCAAACAAATTGTGCCTCATGGAGATGCTTTGGACATTGGGAAAATCGAAAAGATCACTTATACAAAAATTGGTATTGCAGTAGATTTCTCTAAAAACGACAGGAACACGATCAGGCATGCTTTAATTCAAGGTGGTAAAGATGCGCACTATTACCTGATCCATATTGTAGAAACTGCTGCTGCCCGTTACCTTGGTAAGGAAGTAATGGACCATGAAACACAGAGCGATGCTGCTAATCTGGAGAGATACAGAGCTAATCTCGAAGACCTTGGATATGATTCTACACCCTTCATTGGTTTTGGAAACACCGGCAAAGCCATAGCCGATATCAGTAACCGGAACGAAATGGAGCTTTTGGTAATGGGTGCACACGGACATAAAGGCTTAAAAGACCTTATTTTCGGCACTACGGTAGATTCGGTGAGGCACAAGGTGAATATTCCTGTATTGATTATCAGGTAAGATTATTCAGCGCCAGATTATAATTAACCCACAGATAAAAAGGATTTAGACAGATGTAAAAATCTGTTTAAATCTGTAGCTAAAAAATAAGATTATTTATTCAAAACCGTCATCATTTTTTTGATGCCGCCATCGCCTGACTGATACATTAGTAATTTACCTGCAGGGGAATATAAGTACATTGCTGGGTATTTTTTTGGTAAAAATGTTGGAATAAATATTCGTTTTTTATCCTGTAGTACCAGCACATTAGGTTTTGTATTTAAACCTTTGGCATAAGAATCAAAAAACTGTGGAATGATATAAGCTTCATCCATAGTAATCATATAAATATTTACATTCTTAAACCTGGCATAATTGGTATTCAACATTTTGCTTTCACGCTGGCAATGCTCGCAGGTACAATCGAATAATATAAAAAGGTTCTTTTTGCCTTGTTTAATATCGGTATTAGAAAAAGCTTTTCCATCCAGGCGGTAAAAAGTAAATTGTGGCAACAAAGTTGGCTGCTGTGCTTTTACCTGGAAAGTGATGACTAATAATAAGATTAAAAGTAGGTTTCTGAATTTCATTTTCGATATTTTATGACCAAACTTAATGGAATAAATACGAACATAATAATATATCCTTAGCTTTTACAAACTGATGAACATTTTTGTTGGTTCCTTACTCTGAGGTTTTATTTTAAAAATTGTCGTCATCCCGATCCCGATGGCTATCAGATGAAGCGCAGCGAAATGGAGAGATCTATCGAGACAGATTTTGCTTCGCAGAGCCTTCGGGTTCTAGGCTGCGTTACCGATGTAAAATCGGTACAGGTAGCACTTCGCTCGAAATGACGACCTCTTACTACTTCTCCCATAAAACAAGGCCATATTGGCGGATTAAAGGTCTGATTTTCTTGCAATAACCTGTGTTAAATAAACCCGATTGCCGCGGAAATCAAAAGCTTTTTCTGCTTTTGTTGCAGCAAAAAGCGGGACTGAGGCTGCCAAAGGAACTGTCCGTACATTTCCCAAATAAAATCCACTAAATCAGAGATTCAAGTTAAATATACGTGCCTGGACTCGTCACCCTGATTTATTTCAGGGTCCATTCTTACGTGAAAGATGCTGAAATAAATTCAGCATGACGATCGCATTAAGATCGAAATAAATTAAAACTAAATTATCACATCAATTTTTAGGATATTTGCAACCCGGCATGTATATTTTATACTATTGCTGAACATTACAATAACAAATACTTTATTAAAATTTTGAAAAACGACATCAACATAAAGAATAAAAGGGCTTATTTCGACTACAATCTTTTGGATAAATACGTAGCCGGTATTGCCCTTTTAGGGACTGAAATAAAAGCGATCAGACAAGGTAAAGCCAACATGACGGATGCATTTTGCATGTTTATTGGCGGTAATCTTTTCGTGCGCAACCTTCATATTTCTGAATATAGCCACAGTTCTTTTTATCACCACGATATTAAACGCGACCGTGCCCTACTTTTGCAGAAAAAAGAAATCAGAAAATTAAAGCTTAAAGGCGAAGAAAAGGGTTATACCATCGTTCCTTTACGTATTTTCATCAACGAAAGAGGTTTCGCTAAAATGGAGATTGCGCTGGCTCAAGGTAAAAAAGAATTTGACAAACGTGATAGCATTAAAGATAGAGATACCAAGCGGGAGCTGGATAGAGCGATGAAGAGATAATTTAGTTTGGAGTTGGGGGTTTAGAGATATTTAACTTCAAGTTGAAAAAACGACTCAAAACTCCGATCTCCAAACTCCCAGCTGGTTTTACCATGCCTGGTCGCCAACTAATGGCACAAACCTGAAGGTATCCAACACAATTTTTTCGTAGTCTGTTTCGCTTACACGGATAACGGTAACCATTTTCTGGGTTTTCTCATCTCCCACCGGGATAACCAAAATGCCACCTATTTTTAACTGTTTTAACAAGATCTCCGGAACCAGTGGAGCGCCAGCGGTAACAATTATTTTGTCGTATGGCGCGTGTGCAGCAATTCCTTTCGAGCCATCCCCACAATAAAAAGTAGGCCTATAACCCATTCCAGGTAAAACCTGAATTGTTCTGTTATAAATATTCTCTTGTCTTTCTATCGTAAAAACTGTAGCCCCTAATTCCATTAATATACAGGTTTGGTAGCCCGAGCCCGTTCCGATCTCAAGTACCTTATCTCCTTTTTTAATGTGCAGCAATTCACTTTGGTAAGCAACCGTGTAAGGTTGAGATATGGTTTGCCCATCACCTATCGGAAAAGCAATATCTTTGTAAGATTGGTTCCAAAAAGTTTCGTCAAAAAAGAAGTGCCGTGGAACTTTACCTATGGCTGTTAACACATTTTCATCTTCAATTCCGCGAGATTTTAACAACTCAACCAGTTTTTTTCTCGCTCCTCGTTCCCGGTAATTATCAACAAATTTATATGCCATGAGCTTCAAAATTAGCTTTTTTTAACAGTGATACAAGATAAAAAAATCCACATTACCGTAAGTAACACTAAATCAAAACTTAAATTAGTAATTAATTTGATCTGTCATTCTGAACGCAGTGAAGAATCCCTTGCCTAAACGCATCAGCTAAAAACTGCGCTGTCCTTAATTAAAGTTTGTTACTTATCTCTCGCAGATGCTCCACTAAATTCAGCATGACAATACACGCTCCTTTCTAATACGGATCTACGTCTATTTGTGTAAAAACGCCTTTAAACTCTTTGGTTGCATTAAATTCGGTCAGGGTTTCTCTTAATGCATCTTTAACTTTCTGAATGGCCGTATGCTTGTCGGCTTTAATAATAATCTGTTTGATATAGAGATTCCGTACACGGCTTACCAACGGTTGTTCGGGACCTAAAACACGTTTACCAAATTTTCCTTTCAGGATATTGGCCAATATAAATGCAGCATGATCTAAAACATTCGAATCCTTATGTTTGATGTACAAAAATATCATCCGCGAAAATGGCGGATAAAGAAATTTCTCGCGTTCAACAATTTCATCATTATACATCCCCTCGTAGTCGTTGTTCACCACCTGCTTGATGATTCGATTTTCGGCATCGTAAGTCTGGATACAAACATTACCCTGGTCAGCTCTTCTACCTGCCCTACCCGCAACCTGTGCCAACAGCTGGAAGCTCCTTTCGTAAGCGCGGAAATCAGGATAACCTAAAAGTGTATCGGCATTAATTACCCCAATAAGGTTCAGGTTGTCGAAATCAAGCCCTTTGGCCACCATCTGTGTGCCAATTAAAATGTCGGTTTTCTTCTCCTGAAAGTCATTTAAAATCTGCTGAAGTCCATTTTTTGTCCTCGTACTATCCATATCCAGCCGGGCAATAGTCACTTCAGGATAAAGTAACCTGAGTTCTTCTTCAATACGCTCTGTACCAAAACCTTTTTGCTCCACATGTACTGAACCACAGGCGGGACAGATATTTACACTGCTTTGCTGATAGCCACAATAGTGACAATGTAATTTCCCACTGCTTTTATGATAGGTTAAACTTACATCGCAGTTTACGCATTTTGGTGTATAACCACAGGTTGCACAGATTAGAATGGTAGCGTAGCCCCTCCTGTTCTGAAACAATACAATCTGCTCTTTTTTTGAAAGTGCCAGATCGATATCTTTGATCAACACGCTCGAAAAATACGAACTCATCGTTTTTTTCTTTGTTTCTTCCGAAATACTTACCACCTGCTGATTAGGAAGCTGAACTCCGCCAAAACGCTCTTTCATCTCCACGAGTCCGTATTTACCTTGTAAAGCATTATGATAACTCTCTAAGGAGGGCGTAGCTGAACCTAAAATCACTTTTGCCTGATGCAGGTATCCTAAATAAATGGCTGCGTCCCTGGCCTGATAACGTGGTGCCGGATCGTATTGTTTATATGACGGTTCATGTTCTTCATCAACCACAATTAATTTTAAGTGCTGAAATGGAAGAAAAACGGCTGAACGAGCGCCTAAGATTACTTTATACGCACCTGTTCTCACCTTATTCCAGATTTCTACCCTTTCGCTATTGTTGAATTTAGAATGGTATACCCCGATTGAATTGCCAAAATAACGTTTGATCCGCTCTACAATCTGTGTGGTTAAGGCAATTTCGGGAAGCAGGAACAATACCTGTCCATCTGTATTCTGGATAATTTTTTCAATCAGTTTAATATAAACCTGTGTTTTTCCTGACGCCGTGACACCATGAAGCAAAACCACCTCTTTCTCATCAAAATGCTGGTTAATCTGGCTCAATGCCTTCTGC
Proteins encoded in this region:
- the priA gene encoding primosomal protein N'; amino-acid sequence: MNTFENDIFSERETLFVEVILPLSLAKNYTYRVPFDLNDQIAVGKRVVVQFGKHKIYTALISGISTVPPVVYEAKYIIDVVDAEPVITPMQLKFWTWMTNYYMCNEGDVMAAALPASLKLASETILILREDYNEDTALTDKEEIIINALKQQQKLTVNDVSKLLGQKTVYPIINHLLDKELVLVAEEVVQKYKPLLKSFIILNDFYSDEENLKQLFNVLDRAPKQLDALLAYLKLQKSNLPIAKEQLLEESNCGPAALKALTDKDIFVVMKRPVSRLAVHDEEFSVNFELNEGQQKALSQINQHFDEKEVVLLHGVTASGKTQVYIKLIEKIIQNTDGQVLFLLPEIALTTQIVERIKRYFGNSIGVYHSKFNNSERVEIWNKVRTGAYKVILGARSAVFLPFQHLKLIVVDEEHEPSYKQYDPAPRYQARDAAIYLGYLHQAKVILGSATPSLESYHNALQGKYGLVEMKERFGGVQLPNQQVVSISEETKKKTMSSYFSSVLIKDIDLALSKKEQIVLFQNRRGYATILICATCGYTPKCVNCDVSLTYHKSSGKLHCHYCGYQQSSVNICPACGSVHVEQKGFGTERIEEELRLLYPEVTIARLDMDSTRTKNGLQQILNDFQEKKTDILIGTQMVAKGLDFDNLNLIGVINADTLLGYPDFRAYERSFQLLAQVAGRAGRRADQGNVCIQTYDAENRIIKQVVNNDYEGMYNDEIVEREKFLYPPFSRMIFLYIKHKDSNVLDHAAFILANILKGKFGKRVLGPEQPLVSRVRNLYIKQIIIKADKHTAIQKVKDALRETLTEFNATKEFKGVFTQIDVDPY
- a CDS encoding Nramp family divalent metal transporter translates to MAKTESLSEVHQSVNTDKRKGWKRILAFIGPAYLISVGYMDPGNWATDLAGGSKFGYQLIWVLLMSNLIALLLQSLSARLGIVRGLDLAQASKQAYPRWANIPLFGLAQTAIIACDLAEIIGMAIGLQLLFGLPLIWGISITIFDTILLLFLLNKGMRAMEGFIVSMVFIVGISFLVEMFIVEPSIKEIARGFEPSILNGDALYIAIGIIGATVMPHNLYLHSSLVQTRKIERSNKGIKEALKFNLIDTTVALNLAFFVNAAILILAAAAFYKNGLHEVAEIQDAHKLLSNIFGSVAPTLFAIALIAAGQSSTVTGTLAGQIIMEGHINLRIQPWLRRLITRLLAIIPAFFTILHYGDDALGGLLVLSQVVLSLQLGFAIIPLIHFTSDKKLMKDFAIKLWVKVLAWASAIAIIALNVKLVIEEISGWAKEANNWWIYAIVIPALIFIILLLLYVFFHPLLEKKKNASKQIVPHGDALDIGKIEKITYTKIGIAVDFSKNDRNTIRHALIQGGKDAHYYLIHIVETAAARYLGKEVMDHETQSDAANLERYRANLEDLGYDSTPFIGFGNTGKAIADISNRNEMELLVMGAHGHKGLKDLIFGTTVDSVRHKVNIPVLIIR
- a CDS encoding metal-dependent transcriptional regulator, which codes for MQSYTEENYLKTIYHLAEKTINVQTNAIAEQMQTKPASVTDMIKKLADKGLIDYIKYQGVTLTETGKNTAIDIVRKHRLWEVFLVDKLNFKWDEVHDVAEELEHIKSVELIERLDEFLGFPKADPHGDPIPDKNGRFAKTQFIKLIELKVGDSGTITGVSQHSSAFLKHLEKLGLTLGKQIQITDVTDFDGSVEIRLSDKQVNISREVAKHILISSNGKN
- a CDS encoding Lrp/AsnC family transcriptional regulator — translated: MASELDKIDFKILRILQENGRITNLLLSQEIGLSPAPTLERVRKLEMAGYIKSYHALVDEEKLGLGIKTFIQIQLDFHKNNTIQIFLDEVNQIKEITECHHVTGQADFLLKVYVKDIKAYERLIMDKISKISVVKTFQTMMIMSTTKKEPIVPLEY
- a CDS encoding protein-L-isoaspartate(D-aspartate) O-methyltransferase produces the protein MAYKFVDNYRERGARKKLVELLKSRGIEDENVLTAIGKVPRHFFFDETFWNQSYKDIAFPIGDGQTISQPYTVAYQSELLHIKKGDKVLEIGTGSGYQTCILMELGATVFTIERQENIYNRTIQVLPGMGYRPTFYCGDGSKGIAAHAPYDKIIVTAGAPLVPEILLKQLKIGGILVIPVGDEKTQKMVTVIRVSETDYEKIVLDTFRFVPLVGDQAW
- a CDS encoding redoxin domain-containing protein, whose amino-acid sequence is MKFRNLLLILLLVITFQVKAQQPTLLPQFTFYRLDGKAFSNTDIKQGKKNLFILFDCTCEHCQRESKMLNTNYARFKNVNIYMITMDEAYIIPQFFDSYAKGLNTKPNVLVLQDKKRIFIPTFLPKKYPAMYLYSPAGKLLMYQSGDGGIKKMMTVLNK
- the ung gene encoding uracil-DNA glycosylase, translating into MSAALEPGWLAVLEEEFEKDYMKSLKAFLQEEKQKGATVYPKGADIFNALNTTPFDQVKVVILGQDPYHGVGQAHGLSFSVQRGVAVPPSLKNIYKELETDIEGFKTPNHGHLTHWAEQGVLLLNATLTVRASEAGSHQNRGWEIFTDEIIKALSQKREHIVFLLWGKYAQQKAALIDQKKHYMLTAAHPSPFSAYNGFFGSKHFSKANQLLVQNNLTPIDWNLPA
- a CDS encoding alpha/beta hydrolase, giving the protein MNTYFISGLGADKRIFSKLKLDEKINIIHIDWINPVKNESLATYAERLSKVIDKSQPFALVGVSFGGMIAVEIAKVLKPITTVIISSTMLSIHLPALYRFAGSLGLLKIIPARLLKSSNKLTQNYYFGTRSGSEKTLLSKIIKDTDPYFLKWAIGSILNWKNKVKPERIFHIHGTMDKILYSKTAKPDFVIENGTHFMVYQNAAEISGIIDEIVLNRGID
- the smpB gene encoding SsrA-binding protein — translated: MKNDINIKNKRAYFDYNLLDKYVAGIALLGTEIKAIRQGKANMTDAFCMFIGGNLFVRNLHISEYSHSSFYHHDIKRDRALLLQKKEIRKLKLKGEEKGYTIVPLRIFINERGFAKMEIALAQGKKEFDKRDSIKDRDTKRELDRAMKR